The Acetomicrobium flavidum genome window below encodes:
- a CDS encoding 4Fe-4S dicluster-binding protein has translation MANLKVKIAGMEFENPLIIAAGPPSRNYETIKRMVEGGAGGVVTKTISVKAADVPRPCMAAFKESFINTELWSEHSPEHWLKEEYGKISALPVPIIVGLGYTAEELTELIPKTEPFADAFELSTHYVGRDLTPVLNTVTAARKATKKPIIVKVSPGVPDLAELGKKLEEVGVDALAAINSVGPALRIDLKTSLPYMGSDTGYGWISGPAIKGIALRHVFELSRAVSIPVIGVGGVSSGEDVVEMFMAGASAVQICTQAILEGPKAFKRIAQETSKWLDEHGYSSLDDIKGLTAKKWSSRKEPLVKVTPSVDEEKCIGCHRCEESCVYYAIKVGSSGKAGVTPDACFGCGLCYTRCPVGAITLS, from the coding sequence ATGGCTAACCTCAAAGTCAAGATAGCGGGGATGGAGTTTGAAAATCCCTTGATAATAGCTGCCGGGCCTCCTTCCAGAAACTACGAGACCATAAAAAGAATGGTGGAGGGCGGAGCAGGTGGCGTAGTTACCAAGACCATATCCGTCAAGGCTGCAGACGTACCCCGTCCCTGTATGGCCGCCTTTAAGGAGAGCTTCATAAATACCGAGCTCTGGTCAGAACATTCCCCCGAACACTGGCTGAAGGAGGAATACGGCAAGATATCTGCCCTTCCCGTGCCCATAATAGTAGGCCTGGGCTATACGGCCGAAGAGTTGACGGAGCTTATACCCAAGACCGAACCCTTTGCCGACGCCTTCGAGCTTTCCACTCACTACGTGGGCCGCGACCTGACTCCTGTGCTAAACACGGTAACGGCTGCAAGGAAGGCCACCAAAAAGCCGATCATCGTAAAGGTAAGCCCGGGAGTTCCCGATCTGGCTGAACTCGGCAAAAAGCTTGAGGAAGTGGGCGTTGACGCCTTGGCTGCCATAAACTCCGTCGGCCCTGCCCTTCGCATAGACTTAAAGACGAGCCTTCCTTACATGGGAAGCGACACGGGCTACGGATGGATTTCGGGGCCTGCCATAAAGGGAATCGCCCTTCGACATGTCTTTGAACTGTCTCGTGCCGTCTCTATACCCGTTATCGGTGTGGGGGGAGTATCAAGCGGCGAAGATGTCGTTGAGATGTTCATGGCAGGAGCATCGGCGGTGCAGATATGCACGCAGGCGATCCTGGAAGGTCCAAAGGCCTTCAAGAGGATCGCTCAAGAAACGTCGAAGTGGCTTGACGAACACGGCTACTCGTCCCTTGATGATATCAAGGGCTTGACCGCCAAGAAGTGGTCTTCCAGAAAAGAACCCCTGGTCAAGGTTACTCCGAGCGTAGACGAGGAAAAGTGCATAGGATGTCACAGATGCGAGGAGTCCTGCGTCTACTACGCCATAAAGGTTGGCTCTTCCGGCAAGGCGGGCGTTACTCCCGATGCCTGCTTTGGGTGCGGGCTTTGCTACACGCGTTGCCCGGTCGGCGCCATTACGCTTTCTTAA
- a CDS encoding threonine synthase produces MAKVKKLRCVLCGREFDPKSDVFTCPDCGPDGTLDVLYDYDDVRQKFTPEALAKNKERSISRYIELLPLSDPAFFPNLKVGCSPLYESTYWAKKLGVKQVLIKDDGRNPTASFKDRASFIGVAKAKEKGATSIACASTGNAASSLAGCAAVAGLDCYIFVPEKAPVNKVTQLLIYGAKVFLVKGTYEDAFKLAVKAIDAYGWYNRNSAINPYLVEGKKTCGLELAEELSFDLPDKVFVSVGDGCIISSFYKAFYDLKQIGLISHIPQLIGVQAEGACPIYKAFKEGKDVIERKPTNTLADSIAVGEPRNWAKALRAVRNSGGDMVAVSDDEMLEAMRLLARTSGVFGEPAGVTGFAGLLKYAQTGKLDSHERVAVIVTGNGLKDSESAKKAAGNPFLVEPTLEAVNRVLGSMI; encoded by the coding sequence GTGGCTAAGGTAAAAAAATTACGATGCGTGCTTTGCGGAAGAGAATTTGACCCAAAAAGCGATGTCTTTACATGCCCCGATTGCGGGCCCGATGGTACCCTGGACGTACTCTACGATTACGATGATGTAAGGCAGAAATTTACACCCGAGGCTTTAGCTAAAAATAAAGAAAGAAGCATCTCCCGATACATAGAGCTTCTTCCTCTAAGCGACCCGGCCTTTTTCCCAAACCTGAAGGTCGGTTGCTCACCGCTTTATGAAAGCACCTATTGGGCAAAAAAGCTGGGGGTTAAACAGGTCCTGATAAAAGACGATGGAAGAAACCCAACTGCTTCCTTTAAGGACAGGGCAAGCTTTATAGGCGTGGCCAAGGCCAAAGAGAAGGGCGCTACATCCATAGCGTGCGCCTCTACGGGTAACGCCGCAAGCTCTCTGGCAGGATGCGCTGCCGTCGCAGGGCTTGACTGCTACATATTCGTGCCCGAGAAGGCCCCGGTAAACAAGGTGACACAGCTTTTAATCTACGGGGCCAAGGTCTTTTTGGTAAAGGGTACCTACGAGGATGCCTTTAAGCTCGCCGTGAAGGCCATAGATGCTTACGGCTGGTACAACAGAAACAGCGCCATCAATCCCTATCTGGTGGAGGGCAAAAAGACCTGCGGGCTTGAGTTGGCCGAGGAGCTGTCCTTCGACCTGCCCGACAAGGTGTTCGTCTCGGTAGGCGACGGCTGCATAATAAGCAGCTTTTACAAGGCCTTTTATGACCTAAAACAAATCGGATTGATAAGTCACATCCCGCAGCTGATAGGGGTTCAGGCAGAAGGCGCTTGTCCCATATACAAGGCCTTTAAAGAGGGCAAAGACGTCATCGAAAGAAAACCTACCAACACGTTGGCCGACAGCATAGCCGTGGGCGAACCGCGAAACTGGGCCAAGGCGCTTAGGGCCGTCAGAAACTCCGGTGGCGATATGGTCGCCGTGTCGGACGACGAGATGCTTGAGGCCATGAGGTTGTTGGCACGCACCAGTGGGGTATTCGGCGAACCTGCAGGCGTGACGGGCTTTGCAGGATTGCTCAAGTACGCCCAAACAGGCAAACTGGACAGCCATGAGCGAGTTGCTGTCATCGTTACCGGAAATGGCCTGAAGGACTCAGAAAGCGCAAAAAAGGCTGCAGGCAATCCTTTCTTAGTCGAGCCCACGCTTGAGGCAGTAAACCGAGTTCTTGGATCTATGATTTAA
- a CDS encoding YgeY family selenium metabolism-linked hydrolase has translation MELSKEILSKAEGYRASISKFLRDIIALPSQSSGEEAVIKRIAQEMEHVGFDKVEIDPMGNVLGYVGNGSNLIAMDAHIDTVDIGDPSLWKFDPYKGYEDEKVIGGRGASDQKGGMASMVYGAKIMKELGLLGDCTVLITGTVQEEDCDGLCWQYIIEEDKIRPEFVLLTEPTSCKVHRGQRGRMEIKVTTKGVSCHGSAPERGDNAIYKMAPIILELRALHENLAYDEFLGKGSLTVSEIFFTSPSRCAVADSCTISIDRRLTHGETWQEALAQVRRLPAVKACGAEVSLYSYSRPSWKGLVYPTDCYFPTWVVEEDHPACRTVVESYKKLFGEDPIVDKWTFSTNGVSIMGRYGIPCVGFGPGHEDQAHAPNEITWKDELVKAAAVYAAVPYVYSNLKS, from the coding sequence GTGGAACTCAGCAAGGAAATCTTATCTAAGGCCGAGGGATATAGGGCCAGCATAAGCAAGTTTTTAAGGGATATCATTGCCCTTCCAAGCCAAAGCTCGGGCGAGGAGGCGGTGATAAAAAGGATTGCCCAGGAGATGGAACATGTGGGCTTCGACAAAGTGGAGATAGACCCCATGGGAAACGTCCTTGGGTATGTGGGGAATGGTTCTAACTTGATTGCCATGGATGCTCACATAGATACCGTGGATATAGGAGACCCATCGCTTTGGAAGTTCGATCCCTACAAAGGTTACGAGGACGAAAAAGTCATAGGCGGCAGGGGCGCAAGCGACCAGAAGGGCGGAATGGCTTCCATGGTCTACGGCGCCAAGATAATGAAAGAACTAGGATTACTTGGCGATTGTACCGTGCTAATAACGGGTACCGTTCAGGAGGAGGACTGCGACGGCTTGTGTTGGCAGTACATCATCGAAGAGGACAAGATAAGGCCCGAGTTCGTCCTTCTTACCGAGCCGACGTCCTGTAAGGTCCATAGGGGTCAACGCGGCAGGATGGAGATAAAGGTTACGACAAAGGGGGTGTCGTGCCACGGTTCCGCACCCGAAAGGGGAGATAACGCCATATACAAGATGGCACCCATCATACTTGAGCTTCGAGCCCTCCACGAAAATCTCGCCTACGACGAGTTTCTGGGCAAGGGAAGTTTAACGGTTTCCGAGATCTTCTTCACGTCACCGTCAAGGTGTGCCGTCGCCGACAGCTGCACCATCTCCATTGACAGGCGTCTGACGCACGGGGAGACCTGGCAGGAGGCCTTGGCCCAGGTAAGGAGATTGCCTGCCGTCAAGGCCTGCGGCGCTGAAGTGTCCCTTTATTCCTACTCGCGTCCCTCCTGGAAAGGGTTGGTCTATCCCACGGACTGCTACTTCCCCACGTGGGTGGTAGAAGAGGACCATCCTGCCTGCAGGACCGTTGTCGAATCCTACAAAAAGCTTTTTGGCGAAGATCCCATCGTCGACAAGTGGACCTTTTCCACCAATGGAGTTTCCATAATGGGTCGTTACGGCATTCCCTGCGTTGGCTTTGGCCCGGGACACGAGGACCAGGCACACGCTCCAAATGAAATAACCTGGAAGGACGAGCTGGTGAAGGCTGCTGCCGTTTACGCGGCCGTGCCTTACGTATATTCAAATCTAAAGAGCTAG
- a CDS encoding ornithine carbamoyltransferase: MQTQFHNKHFITLQEWTKEEIDTLLDVSFELKRHFAMGVPTPYLSYKTIFLMFFEQSTRTRNSMEAGIAQLGGHANYLDTSTMQIAHGESAKDTAIILSRFGHGIACRNCFWGIGNKYLREMAQWATVPVINLQCDLYHPMQVLADLMTIKEKVKDTQRLKVSIIWAYATTHKKPISVPLSQILLFPRYGMDVTLAYPEGYDLPDWAIKQAEENAKANGGSLRITHNQEEAYEGAHVVIPKNWGDWVTNPDPAVINPRLEANKHWKCTEKMMSLADPDVMYMHALPADRKNEVEDSVIDGPHSIVYDEAENRIHTAKAVMTLTMGGK, translated from the coding sequence ATGCAGACGCAGTTTCATAACAAGCATTTTATAACGCTTCAGGAGTGGACCAAGGAAGAGATCGATACCCTTTTGGATGTCTCCTTTGAGCTTAAAAGGCACTTTGCCATGGGAGTTCCGACGCCTTATCTTTCCTATAAGACAATATTTTTGATGTTCTTTGAGCAATCGACGAGGACGAGAAATTCCATGGAAGCTGGCATCGCCCAGCTGGGAGGACATGCAAACTACCTGGATACCAGCACCATGCAGATTGCCCACGGGGAATCGGCCAAGGACACGGCCATAATACTTTCCCGATTTGGGCACGGCATAGCCTGCAGGAACTGCTTCTGGGGCATAGGAAACAAGTACCTGCGGGAGATGGCTCAATGGGCCACAGTGCCGGTCATTAACCTCCAGTGCGACCTTTACCACCCCATGCAGGTGCTGGCCGACCTGATGACCATCAAAGAAAAGGTCAAAGATACCCAGAGGCTTAAGGTCTCGATAATCTGGGCTTACGCCACGACCCACAAAAAACCCATATCGGTGCCACTGAGTCAGATCCTTCTTTTCCCGAGGTATGGCATGGACGTGACGCTTGCCTATCCGGAAGGATATGACCTGCCGGATTGGGCCATAAAGCAGGCAGAGGAAAACGCCAAAGCCAACGGCGGAAGCTTAAGGATCACCCACAACCAGGAAGAGGCTTACGAGGGAGCTCACGTCGTCATCCCCAAAAACTGGGGAGACTGGGTGACGAACCCCGACCCTGCTGTCATCAATCCACGCCTTGAGGCCAACAAGCACTGGAAGTGCACCGAGAAGATGATGAGCCTGGCCGACCCGGACGTGATGTACATGCATGCCCTGCCGGCAGACCGCAAGAACGAGGTCGAAGACAGCGTAATAGACGGACCTCACTCCATAGTCTACGACGAAGCCGAAAACAGGATACACACGGCCAAGGCCGTCATGACCCTGACGATGGGTGGAAAGTAA
- a CDS encoding pyridoxal-phosphate dependent enzyme, producing the protein MIDLTVNEEILKKAVERAKERGIILPTFEQMKDPTKIPQAIKEKLKGVGLWDVNSLNLFRITWKNEPKEKGGTFGKVNYFVMPPEITGVKAKIVALVGKWFPTGAHKVGATYGCLVPRLVTGQFDPTSQKAVWPSTGNYCRGGAYNAQLLGCDSIAILPEGMSRERFEWLKSVAGEIITTPGGESNVKEIFDKTWELKRTREDVVVFNQFEEFGNHLWHYEVTGHAMEEVVNELATSGERYFGVVLTSGSAGTLGCGDYMKTLYPDSKIAVGEAMQCPTLLYNGFGDHRIEGIGDKHVPWIHNVKNTDMVIDINDESCLRLLRLFNEEAGKKYLNSIGVPREVADNLSLLGISGIANVIGAVKMAKYYGLTEHDMVFTVFTDSADMYRSRVQEMNDREGAYDERMAEKDHHVHMLSQTSDWMLELSYYDRFRIHNLKYYTWVEQQGKSADELNAQWFDYDNYWGSIHNMAPKIDELIRKFNERTGLLKGLE; encoded by the coding sequence TTGATAGACCTTACCGTCAACGAAGAGATACTGAAAAAGGCAGTCGAAAGGGCGAAAGAGAGGGGCATCATCCTTCCGACATTTGAACAGATGAAAGACCCGACCAAGATTCCCCAAGCTATTAAGGAAAAGCTTAAGGGTGTAGGCCTTTGGGATGTAAATTCCCTTAACCTTTTTCGCATAACCTGGAAGAACGAGCCTAAGGAAAAGGGCGGGACATTTGGCAAGGTCAACTACTTCGTGATGCCGCCCGAGATAACCGGAGTAAAGGCCAAGATAGTGGCCTTGGTCGGCAAGTGGTTTCCCACGGGGGCACACAAAGTAGGCGCGACTTACGGTTGCCTCGTTCCGCGTCTGGTCACCGGACAGTTTGACCCGACCTCCCAAAAGGCAGTCTGGCCATCTACCGGAAATTACTGCAGGGGTGGAGCCTACAATGCCCAGCTTCTGGGGTGCGACTCCATAGCCATACTTCCTGAGGGCATGAGCAGGGAAAGGTTTGAATGGCTTAAAAGCGTCGCGGGCGAGATCATAACAACGCCCGGAGGAGAAAGCAACGTCAAGGAGATCTTCGACAAGACCTGGGAATTAAAGCGCACCAGGGAGGACGTAGTCGTATTTAACCAGTTCGAGGAGTTTGGAAATCACCTGTGGCATTACGAGGTCACAGGACATGCCATGGAAGAAGTGGTTAATGAACTGGCCACTTCCGGAGAAAGGTACTTTGGTGTCGTACTCACATCCGGTTCGGCCGGGACACTTGGTTGCGGCGACTACATGAAGACCCTTTATCCTGATAGTAAGATCGCCGTTGGTGAGGCAATGCAGTGCCCGACGCTCCTTTATAACGGCTTTGGCGACCACAGGATCGAAGGCATCGGCGACAAGCACGTTCCCTGGATCCATAACGTTAAAAATACCGATATGGTCATCGACATCAACGATGAATCCTGCCTGCGCCTGCTTAGGCTTTTCAACGAAGAGGCAGGGAAAAAGTACCTTAATTCCATAGGCGTTCCCAGGGAAGTCGCGGATAACCTATCCCTCCTGGGGATCTCGGGAATAGCCAACGTAATAGGTGCCGTGAAGATGGCAAAGTACTACGGTTTGACGGAACATGACATGGTTTTCACTGTCTTTACGGATTCTGCCGACATGTACCGCTCGAGGGTCCAGGAGATGAACGACCGTGAAGGGGCTTACGACGAGCGCATGGCGGAAAAGGATCACCACGTTCATATGTTGTCTCAGACTTCCGATTGGATGCTCGAACTTTCCTATTACGACAGATTCCGCATTCACAACCTCAAGTACTACACCTGGGTCGAGCAGCAGGGCAAATCGGCCGACGAGCTCAACGCCCAATGGTTCGATTACGACAACTACTGGGGTAGCATACACAATATGGCTCCCAAGATAGACGAGCTGATAAGAAAATTCAACGAGAGAACGGGACTTTTAAAGGGTTTGGAATAG